A genomic segment from Propionibacteriaceae bacterium ZF39 encodes:
- a CDS encoding cytochrome b yields the protein MAKPAKVTETGGVEAQSPDTAHPLKKLAPAASWADDRLGLAALGKKNLRKVFPDHWSFLLGEVALYSFIILLITGVFLTLWFKPSMAEIEYEGSYQLLRGLPMSEAFASTLAISFDIRGGLLIRQMHHWAAHFFIVAMFAHMLRVFFTGAFRKPREINWLLGVGLLSMGMVEGFAGYSLPDDLLSGTGLRFADGMVRSIPIVGTWLEFFVFAGEYPGDLIIARLYMAHILVIPGLLLGLIGAHMALVVYHKHTQYPGPGRTERNVVGYPLFPVYMAKAGGFFFIVAGVITLMGAFFQINAVWTYGPYNPAQVTAGSQPDWYMGPAEGAVRIMPGKFTEWHILGTTWSWNVFLPGAGLLGLLFTLMAVYPFFEKWITKDNREHHVLEYPWQNPNRTAFGVAAISCYLMFLLGGGNDIIAVKFHVSLNQVTYFLRVAIFVVPIIMFMITKRVMLGIQRSKMERLLHGSESGNMERSPEGEYFEGHVPISHDEAYTLTYRDDVLPIEASEATDSAGVATKGVSKRRARMHRWFFGDNVRKPSRAELEAAQSHGHHDDHPAELTDTKHH from the coding sequence ATGGCCAAGCCTGCAAAGGTAACCGAAACCGGTGGTGTCGAGGCGCAGTCGCCGGACACCGCCCATCCGCTGAAGAAGCTCGCACCCGCCGCGAGCTGGGCCGACGATCGCCTGGGCCTCGCCGCCCTCGGCAAGAAGAACCTCCGCAAGGTCTTCCCCGACCACTGGTCCTTCCTGCTCGGTGAGGTCGCGCTCTATTCGTTCATCATCCTGCTGATCACCGGCGTCTTCCTGACCCTGTGGTTCAAGCCGTCGATGGCCGAAATCGAGTACGAGGGCAGCTATCAGCTCCTTCGTGGTCTCCCGATGTCCGAGGCCTTCGCCTCGACGCTGGCGATCTCGTTCGACATCCGCGGTGGCCTGCTGATCCGCCAGATGCACCACTGGGCCGCCCACTTCTTCATCGTGGCGATGTTCGCCCACATGCTCCGCGTGTTCTTCACCGGCGCGTTCCGCAAGCCGCGTGAGATCAACTGGCTCCTCGGCGTCGGCCTGCTGTCGATGGGCATGGTCGAGGGCTTCGCCGGCTACTCGCTGCCGGACGACCTCCTGTCGGGCACCGGTCTGCGGTTCGCCGACGGCATGGTGCGTTCGATCCCGATCGTCGGCACCTGGCTGGAGTTCTTCGTCTTCGCCGGCGAATATCCGGGCGACCTGATCATCGCGCGCCTCTATATGGCCCACATCCTGGTGATTCCGGGCCTGCTGCTGGGGTTGATCGGTGCTCACATGGCGCTGGTCGTGTATCACAAGCACACGCAGTATCCCGGCCCGGGCCGCACCGAGCGCAACGTCGTCGGCTACCCGCTGTTCCCGGTCTATATGGCCAAGGCCGGTGGCTTCTTCTTCATCGTTGCCGGTGTCATCACCCTGATGGGCGCCTTCTTCCAGATCAACGCCGTGTGGACCTACGGGCCCTACAACCCGGCGCAGGTGACAGCGGGTTCCCAGCCGGACTGGTACATGGGTCCCGCCGAAGGCGCGGTTCGCATCATGCCGGGCAAGTTCACCGAATGGCACATTCTCGGCACCACCTGGTCCTGGAACGTGTTCCTCCCGGGTGCCGGCCTGCTCGGCCTGTTGTTCACCCTGATGGCGGTCTATCCGTTCTTCGAGAAGTGGATCACCAAGGACAACCGCGAACATCACGTCCTCGAATACCCGTGGCAGAACCCGAACCGCACCGCCTTCGGTGTGGCCGCGATCAGCTGCTATCTGATGTTCCTGCTGGGTGGCGGCAACGACATCATCGCCGTCAAGTTCCACGTCTCGCTCAACCAGGTGACCTACTTCCTGCGAGTAGCCATCTTCGTGGTGCCGATCATCATGTTCATGATCACGAAGCGCGTCATGCTGGGCATCCAGCGGTCGAAGATGGAGCGCCTGCTCCACGGCTCCGAGTCGGGCAACATGGAACGCTCGCCCGAGGGTGAGTACTTCGAGGGTCATGTGCCGATCTCGCACGACGAGGCGTACACGCTGACCTATCGCGATGACGTCCTGCCGATCGAGGCCAGCGAGGCCACCGACTCGGCCGGCGTGGCGACCAAGGGCGTCTCCAAGCGCCGGGCTCGCATGCATCGCTGGTTCTTCGGCGACAACGTGCGCAAGCCGAGCCGTGCGGAGCTGGAAGCAGCCCAGTCCCACGGACACCACGACGATCATCCCGCGGAGCTGACGGACACCAAGCACCACTGA
- a CDS encoding cytochrome c oxidase subunit 4 — MKRESWIYYPLSAFFIMMTVVYFFLGRYDGNKIEWAGTAALALSGLMMAMIGAVFHLTGRKMDDRPEDRQDAEVYDGAGDIGFFPPASIWPFWCAVTAGLIFLGPVFGWWLTILGFGFGAFALAGWIYQYYRGDYSH, encoded by the coding sequence GTGAAGCGCGAATCGTGGATCTACTATCCGCTCTCGGCCTTCTTCATCATGATGACCGTGGTCTATTTCTTCCTCGGTCGCTATGACGGAAACAAGATCGAATGGGCCGGGACGGCTGCGCTCGCGCTCAGCGGCCTGATGATGGCCATGATCGGTGCGGTGTTCCACCTCACCGGTCGCAAGATGGATGACCGTCCCGAGGACCGGCAGGATGCCGAGGTCTATGACGGTGCCGGCGACATCGGGTTCTTCCCGCCCGCCAGCATCTGGCCGTTCTGGTGTGCCGTCACCGCCGGCCTGATCTTCCTCGGCCCCGTGTTCGGCTGGTGGCTCACCATCCTGGGCTTCGGCTTCGGTGCCTTTGCTCTCGCTGGGTGGATTTACCAGTACTACCGGGGCGACTACTCCCACTGA
- the trpD gene encoding anthranilate phosphoribosyltransferase, whose product MSARTWPDLITRLIRRQDLGSDDVGWAMEEILNGLASPVHVAAFAVALRAKGETVEELSGMADGLLEMARPIALDREAVDVVGSGGDRANTVNISTMAAIVAAATGARVVKHGNRAASSACGTADVLEQVGVVLDLPPEAQQSVMDEAGLVFLFAPRYHSSLRHAAGVRRELGVSTFFNFLGPMANPARPMAQAIGVADERMAALMAGVIAGRGARGLIFHGGDGLDELTTTTTSRVWVIRDGQVGETALDPQELGIARAKVSDLVGGPPETNAWVLRETFDGRQGAVHDIVALNAAAALLAYEGPDPDADLVGQLGPRVERAREALTDGSAGAKLDQWVSATRRARGSAQQR is encoded by the coding sequence ATGAGCGCGCGGACCTGGCCCGATCTGATCACGCGGCTGATCCGTCGTCAGGATCTGGGTTCCGACGACGTCGGCTGGGCGATGGAAGAAATTCTCAACGGGCTCGCCAGCCCCGTGCATGTGGCCGCGTTCGCCGTGGCGCTGCGGGCGAAGGGCGAAACGGTCGAGGAACTCTCGGGCATGGCCGATGGCCTGCTCGAGATGGCGCGCCCGATTGCGCTGGATCGGGAAGCCGTCGATGTCGTCGGATCCGGCGGGGACCGCGCCAACACCGTCAATATCTCCACGATGGCTGCCATCGTGGCCGCGGCCACCGGAGCGCGGGTCGTCAAGCACGGCAATCGCGCCGCATCGTCGGCGTGCGGGACCGCCGATGTGCTCGAGCAGGTCGGTGTGGTGCTGGACCTCCCGCCCGAGGCCCAGCAGTCCGTCATGGACGAGGCCGGGCTGGTGTTCCTCTTCGCGCCCCGCTATCACTCCTCGCTGCGGCACGCGGCGGGCGTGAGGCGGGAGTTGGGCGTGTCGACGTTCTTCAACTTCCTCGGCCCGATGGCCAATCCCGCGCGACCCATGGCCCAGGCCATCGGCGTGGCGGATGAGCGTATGGCTGCCCTCATGGCCGGTGTGATCGCCGGGCGCGGTGCCCGCGGGCTGATCTTCCATGGCGGGGACGGCCTCGATGAACTGACGACGACCACGACCTCCCGCGTGTGGGTCATCCGCGACGGACAGGTCGGTGAGACAGCGCTCGATCCCCAGGAGCTCGGTATTGCGCGTGCGAAGGTCTCGGACCTCGTCGGCGGTCCGCCCGAAACCAATGCCTGGGTGCTTCGCGAGACGTTCGACGGTCGACAGGGTGCGGTGCATGACATCGTGGCGCTGAATGCCGCTGCCGCCCTGCTGGCCTATGAAGGGCCCGACCCCGACGCCGATCTGGTGGGTCAGCTCGGTCCGCGCGTGGAACGCGCGCGGGAGGCCCTCACCGACGGTTCGGCCGGCGCCAAACTCGACCAGTGGGTCTCGGCCACCCGGAGAGCCCGCGGCTCAGCCCAGCAGCGCTAA
- a CDS encoding heme-copper oxidase subunit III has translation MVSVGVIIWLASELMFFAALFAAYFTVRSVTNAATDGELWRQGTSMLNVPFAVVNTAILVASSVTCQLGVFAAEKGDVKKLRMWYIITFIMGSVFIGGQVWEYAELWHEGLTLQSDVYGSLFYLATGFHGLHVTGGLIAFLFVLGRTYLARRFTHEQAVSAVAISYYWHFVDVVWIILWATIYIIK, from the coding sequence ATGGTGTCCGTCGGCGTCATCATCTGGCTCGCGTCCGAGTTGATGTTCTTTGCGGCCCTGTTCGCGGCCTACTTCACAGTCCGTTCGGTGACCAACGCGGCCACCGACGGTGAGTTGTGGCGCCAGGGCACGTCGATGCTCAACGTTCCGTTCGCCGTGGTGAACACCGCGATCCTCGTCGCCTCGTCGGTGACCTGTCAGTTGGGCGTTTTCGCCGCTGAGAAGGGCGACGTCAAGAAACTGCGGATGTGGTACATCATCACGTTCATCATGGGCTCCGTCTTCATCGGCGGCCAGGTGTGGGAGTACGCAGAGCTCTGGCACGAGGGCCTCACCCTCCAGTCGGATGTCTATGGCTCGCTGTTCTATCTGGCGACCGGCTTCCACGGCCTCCACGTCACGGGTGGCCTGATCGCCTTCCTCTTCGTCCTGGGCCGCACCTACCTGGCTCGTCGCTTCACCCACGAGCAGGCGGTTTCCGCCGTCGCGATCTCCTACTACTGGCACTTCGTCGACGTGGTCTGGATCATCCTGTGGGCCACCATCTACATCATCAAGTAG
- a CDS encoding GuaB1 family IMP dehydrogenase-related protein, whose translation MRFLKGNVPHHDLTYNDVFMVPSRSGVSSRLDVDLTSTDGLATPLPLVVANMTAISGRRMAETVARRGGIAIIPQDIPTGIVAESIEKVKRAHTVFDTPIMVRPDTTLGEAMSLLPKRAHGMVVVVEGDRKSGHVSPVGIVTPADVIDEDRFAQVHEVMIRDFAQVATDASPREIFDLLTAQHQECAVAVEDGRLVGVMTRKGALRSALYNPATDASGALRVGAAVGINGDVAGRTERLLEGRTDVLVVDTAHGHQEKMIEALGHVRRVRDAMAPDVRIVAGNVVTAEGVNDLIEAGADVLKVGVGPGAMCTTRMQTAVGRPQFSAVLECAEAATAAGKSVWADGGVRHPRDVALALAAGAGSVMIGSWFAGTHESTGALYTDPQGRMYKESFGMASARAVRMRTRDQSGFDRARAGLFEEGISSSKMFLDPERPGVEDLIDFIVSGVRSSCTYAGARTLSEFAELATVGIQSPSGYEEGRPLHASW comes from the coding sequence GTGCGTTTTCTGAAGGGCAACGTGCCCCATCACGATCTGACCTACAACGATGTCTTCATGGTGCCGAGCCGCTCGGGGGTGAGTTCCCGCCTCGACGTCGATCTGACGAGCACCGACGGGCTGGCCACTCCCCTGCCCCTCGTGGTGGCCAACATGACGGCCATCTCCGGCCGACGCATGGCCGAGACGGTGGCTCGCCGGGGTGGCATCGCCATCATCCCCCAGGACATCCCGACCGGGATCGTGGCCGAGTCGATCGAGAAGGTGAAGCGGGCCCACACGGTTTTCGATACGCCGATCATGGTCCGCCCCGACACGACGCTGGGTGAAGCCATGAGCCTGCTGCCGAAGCGGGCCCACGGGATGGTGGTCGTGGTCGAGGGCGATCGCAAGTCGGGCCACGTGTCCCCCGTCGGCATCGTGACCCCCGCCGATGTCATCGACGAGGACCGGTTCGCCCAGGTGCACGAGGTCATGATCCGCGACTTCGCACAGGTCGCGACCGACGCCTCACCGCGGGAAATCTTCGATCTGCTGACTGCCCAGCACCAGGAATGCGCTGTCGCCGTCGAGGACGGCCGACTGGTCGGGGTGATGACCCGCAAGGGTGCGCTGCGCTCGGCCCTCTACAACCCCGCCACGGACGCCTCAGGAGCCCTCCGGGTCGGCGCCGCGGTCGGAATCAACGGTGACGTCGCCGGACGCACGGAGCGGCTCCTGGAGGGCCGCACAGACGTGCTGGTGGTGGATACCGCCCACGGGCACCAGGAAAAGATGATCGAGGCCCTCGGACACGTGCGACGGGTCCGCGATGCCATGGCCCCCGACGTTCGCATCGTGGCCGGCAACGTCGTCACCGCAGAGGGCGTCAACGACCTCATCGAGGCGGGTGCCGACGTGTTGAAGGTCGGTGTCGGCCCGGGCGCGATGTGCACCACCCGCATGCAGACCGCCGTGGGTCGCCCCCAGTTCTCCGCTGTGCTCGAGTGCGCCGAAGCCGCCACCGCGGCCGGGAAGTCCGTGTGGGCCGACGGGGGCGTACGCCACCCCCGCGATGTCGCCCTCGCCCTCGCCGCCGGGGCCGGGTCGGTCATGATCGGGTCGTGGTTCGCGGGTACGCACGAGTCCACCGGCGCTCTCTACACCGACCCACAGGGCCGGATGTACAAGGAGTCCTTCGGCATGGCCTCGGCGCGGGCGGTGCGGATGCGTACGCGGGATCAGTCGGGCTTCGACCGGGCCCGGGCGGGGTTGTTCGAGGAAGGCATCTCGTCGTCGAAGATGTTCCTGGATCCCGAGCGCCCCGGCGTCGAGGACCTCATCGACTTCATCGTCTCGGGGGTGCGCTCGTCCTGCACGTACGCCGGCGCGCGTACGCTCAGCGAATTCGCCGAGCTCGCGACCGTCGGGATCCAGTCGCCCTCGGGCTATGAGGAGGGCCGCCCGCTGCACGCCAGCTGGTGA
- a CDS encoding dihydrofolate reductase family protein: protein MSDLVFRRLIGPDSLPEALAEADLPRAYAWPATPTVRVNFLASLDGSVVGADGLSGSLGNEADHAVFFALRRSCDAIVVGAGTARAEGYGPPPAGALLILVSRSGRIPEQLAGHPSVILATGEAGARRARAGVPMGAERIWTFGEDEVRAGAVRDRLVGEGRTRILHEGGPRLLADWLAAGCVDEFCLTRVPRLLGGGRGLLPEPVGDLRLRPELLLETGGTLLGRWILLRQD, encoded by the coding sequence ATGAGCGATCTCGTCTTCCGGCGCCTGATCGGTCCGGATTCGCTTCCCGAGGCCCTCGCCGAGGCCGACCTCCCCCGGGCGTACGCCTGGCCCGCGACCCCGACTGTCCGCGTCAACTTCCTCGCGTCGCTCGACGGTTCGGTGGTCGGGGCCGATGGGCTCAGCGGATCGCTGGGCAACGAGGCCGACCATGCGGTCTTCTTCGCCCTGCGCCGCAGCTGCGATGCCATCGTCGTCGGAGCCGGGACCGCCCGCGCCGAGGGTTATGGCCCCCCGCCTGCCGGGGCGCTGCTCATTCTCGTGAGCCGCTCGGGTCGCATCCCCGAACAATTGGCCGGCCATCCGTCCGTCATCCTCGCGACGGGGGAAGCCGGCGCGCGCCGAGCGCGGGCCGGCGTACCGATGGGAGCGGAGCGGATCTGGACCTTCGGTGAGGACGAGGTGCGCGCCGGGGCGGTGCGTGACCGACTCGTGGGCGAGGGGCGTACGCGGATCCTCCATGAGGGTGGGCCGCGGTTGCTGGCGGACTGGCTGGCCGCCGGGTGTGTGGATGAGTTCTGCCTGACCCGCGTCCCGCGGCTGCTCGGCGGTGGCCGGGGACTCCTGCCCGAGCCAGTGGGGGACCTGCGGTTGCGCCCGGAGCTGCTGCTCGAGACTGGCGGGACATTGCTGGGCCGCTGGATCCTTCTCCGGCAGGACTAG
- a CDS encoding cytochrome c, whose protein sequence is MRFLSAKRRHRAARPLLLILALFFLGVVYAGVAPAGKSNAEQTTTTQVQAGKELFAVGCASCHGLNAEGASQGPSLIGVGAASVDFQVGTGRMPMAHPGAQAPRKNNTYTDQEIEQLAAYVASLGPGPAIPSEEQYSPVGLSEHDIAIGGELFRTNCSACHNVSGLGGALPNGKYAPTLVDVENKHIYEAVRIGPQQMPVFSKESLTDDELRSVIGYLNQLHEEPNHGGWGFGGLGPVEDGFWVWIGGLGTLILFAVWIASKGARAK, encoded by the coding sequence GTGAGATTCCTGTCCGCCAAGCGGCGACATCGAGCAGCACGGCCACTGCTGCTGATCCTCGCGCTGTTCTTCCTAGGCGTCGTCTACGCCGGCGTCGCCCCCGCCGGCAAGTCCAACGCGGAGCAGACGACCACCACCCAGGTTCAGGCGGGCAAGGAGCTGTTCGCAGTGGGCTGCGCCTCCTGCCACGGTCTCAACGCCGAGGGCGCCTCCCAGGGTCCCTCGCTGATCGGCGTCGGTGCTGCCTCGGTTGACTTCCAGGTCGGCACCGGCCGCATGCCCATGGCCCACCCCGGTGCCCAGGCTCCGCGCAAGAACAACACCTATACCGACCAGGAGATCGAGCAGCTCGCGGCCTATGTGGCGAGCCTCGGCCCCGGCCCGGCGATCCCGAGCGAAGAGCAGTACAGCCCGGTCGGCCTGAGCGAGCATGACATCGCCATCGGCGGCGAGCTCTTCCGCACCAACTGCTCGGCCTGCCACAACGTGTCGGGTCTCGGTGGTGCCCTGCCGAACGGCAAGTACGCTCCGACCCTCGTCGATGTCGAGAACAAGCACATCTATGAGGCCGTGCGCATCGGCCCGCAGCAGATGCCGGTCTTCTCGAAGGAGAGCCTGACCGACGACGAGCTCCGCTCCGTCATCGGCTATCTGAACCAGCTCCACGAAGAGCCCAACCACGGCGGTTGGGGCTTCGGCGGCCTCGGCCCGGTCGAGGACGGCTTCTGGGTCTGGATCGGTGGCCTCGGCACCCTCATCCTGTTCGCCGTGTGGATCGCTTCGAAGGGAGCACGGGCCAAGTGA
- the coxB gene encoding cytochrome c oxidase subunit II translates to MSNRRRGARRLAGAILLGLVVATLSACGDLGEGPGQARLFGLPEASTEQAPHIGNLWVGSWIASLAIGVLVWGLMGWAFIVYRRKHHAQVPKQTRYNLPLEIMYTIVPFLIVGVLFFYTVKTQDAVLNKEQTSPNAHTVNVVGQKWSWTFNYMDAADGETVWEAGTIEQTPNLYLPVNETVTFNLDSPDVIHSFWVPSFYMKLDVIPGRTNSFQATPNKIGTFAGKCAELCGTYHSAMLFNVVVLSQEDFDAKMAELRDRGNVGENQGSLGQNELTTRAQGGE, encoded by the coding sequence ATGAGCAATCGTCGACGCGGTGCCCGACGGCTTGCCGGAGCTATTTTGCTCGGTCTGGTCGTCGCAACGTTGTCGGCTTGTGGAGATCTCGGCGAGGGCCCGGGCCAGGCTCGCCTGTTCGGCCTCCCGGAGGCCTCGACCGAACAGGCGCCCCACATCGGAAACCTCTGGGTCGGCTCCTGGATTGCCAGCCTGGCGATCGGCGTGCTGGTCTGGGGTCTGATGGGCTGGGCGTTCATCGTCTACCGACGCAAGCACCACGCCCAGGTCCCGAAGCAGACCCGCTACAACCTGCCGCTCGAGATCATGTACACGATCGTGCCCTTCCTGATCGTGGGCGTGCTCTTCTTCTACACGGTGAAGACGCAGGATGCGGTGCTCAACAAGGAGCAGACCTCCCCGAACGCCCATACGGTGAACGTGGTCGGCCAGAAGTGGTCGTGGACGTTCAACTACATGGACGCGGCCGACGGCGAAACCGTCTGGGAAGCCGGCACCATCGAGCAGACCCCGAATCTCTATCTGCCGGTGAACGAGACCGTCACCTTCAACCTGGACAGCCCCGACGTCATCCATTCCTTCTGGGTGCCCAGCTTCTATATGAAGCTCGACGTGATCCCGGGTCGCACCAACTCGTTCCAGGCGACGCCCAACAAGATCGGCACCTTTGCCGGCAAGTGCGCAGAGCTCTGCGGCACCTATCACTCGGCGATGCTCTTCAACGTCGTGGTCCTGTCGCAGGAAGATTTCGATGCCAAGATGGCCGAACTCCGCGACCGCGGCAACGTCGGTGAGAACCAGGGCTCCCTCGGACAGAACGAACTCACCACCCGTGCCCAGGGAGGCGAATGA
- the ctaD gene encoding cytochrome c oxidase subunit I, whose amino-acid sequence MTTVERVADATSAAPRERRLGALVMDMLTTTDHKLLGKMYMVTAFFFFLVAGVFALVIRAELAFPGMQYVQLETFNQMFTMHGTIMLLMFATPMFAGFANVVMPVQIGAPDVSFPRLNAFSYWTFVVGSLIVMSSFLTPQGSASFGWFAYVPLSNEVHSPGVGGDLWLMGLYLVGLSSILGAVNFVTTIATLRAPGMTMFRMSIFTWNVLVTSLLVLLVFPVLAAGLLVLESDRRLGTHVFDPANGGPILWQHLFWFFGHPEVYVLALPFFGIITEIIPVFSRKPIFGYIGLVGATLTIAALSMAVWAHHMFVTGAVSLPFFAFMTFLIAIPTGVKFFNWIGTMWRGSISFDTPMLWAAGFLTTFLFGGLTGIILASPPMDFQVSDTYFVVAHFHYVLFGTVVFAMFAGFYFWWPKMTGRMLNEMWGKVHFWILFVGFHMTFLVQHWLGVEGMPRRYADYLPNEGFTTLNQVSTVGAFLLGVSFLPFFWNMWISRNAPLVNTDDPWGWGRSLEWATSCPPPKKNFLTLPRIRSEAPAFDLHHPEIALMEYPDNQTLGPKHDQLIDAGDDEGRKGMLEGRVKDQEDHS is encoded by the coding sequence ATGACTACTGTTGAACGCGTCGCCGACGCAACGAGCGCAGCTCCCAGGGAGCGTCGCCTCGGTGCTCTGGTCATGGACATGCTGACCACCACCGACCACAAGCTCCTCGGCAAGATGTATATGGTCACGGCCTTCTTCTTCTTCCTGGTGGCCGGCGTGTTCGCGCTGGTCATCCGGGCGGAGCTGGCCTTCCCCGGCATGCAATATGTGCAGCTGGAGACCTTCAACCAGATGTTCACCATGCACGGCACGATCATGCTGCTGATGTTCGCGACTCCGATGTTCGCGGGCTTCGCCAACGTGGTCATGCCCGTGCAGATCGGTGCGCCGGACGTTTCCTTCCCGCGACTGAACGCCTTCTCCTACTGGACCTTCGTGGTCGGCTCGCTCATCGTCATGTCGAGCTTCCTGACCCCTCAGGGTTCGGCGTCCTTCGGTTGGTTCGCCTATGTGCCGCTGTCCAATGAGGTCCACAGCCCCGGCGTGGGCGGCGACCTCTGGCTGATGGGCCTCTATCTGGTCGGCCTGTCGTCCATCCTCGGCGCGGTCAACTTCGTCACCACCATCGCCACGCTGCGTGCGCCCGGCATGACCATGTTCCGCATGTCGATCTTCACCTGGAACGTCCTGGTGACCTCGCTGCTGGTCCTCCTGGTCTTCCCGGTCCTGGCCGCCGGCCTGCTGGTTCTCGAGTCCGATCGCCGCCTCGGCACCCACGTCTTCGACCCGGCCAACGGTGGGCCCATCCTGTGGCAGCACCTGTTCTGGTTCTTCGGCCACCCCGAGGTCTATGTGTTGGCGTTGCCGTTCTTCGGTATCATCACCGAGATCATCCCGGTCTTCAGCCGCAAGCCGATCTTCGGCTACATCGGCCTCGTCGGCGCCACCCTCACCATCGCGGCCCTCTCGATGGCCGTGTGGGCGCACCACATGTTCGTCACGGGTGCTGTCTCGCTGCCGTTCTTCGCGTTCATGACCTTCCTGATCGCGATCCCGACCGGTGTGAAGTTCTTCAACTGGATCGGCACGATGTGGCGAGGATCGATCAGTTTCGACACACCGATGCTCTGGGCTGCCGGCTTCCTCACCACCTTCCTCTTCGGTGGTCTGACCGGCATCATCCTGGCCTCCCCGCCGATGGACTTCCAGGTCTCCGACACCTACTTCGTCGTGGCCCACTTCCACTACGTGCTCTTCGGCACCGTGGTCTTCGCGATGTTCGCCGGATTCTATTTCTGGTGGCCCAAGATGACCGGTCGCATGCTCAACGAGATGTGGGGCAAGGTCCACTTCTGGATCCTCTTCGTGGGCTTCCACATGACCTTCCTTGTGCAGCACTGGCTGGGTGTCGAGGGCATGCCGCGGCGTTACGCCGACTACCTGCCGAACGAGGGCTTCACCACGCTCAACCAGGTCTCGACCGTCGGTGCGTTCCTCCTGGGTGTCTCGTTCCTGCCGTTCTTCTGGAACATGTGGATCAGCCGCAACGCGCCCCTGGTGAACACCGATGACCCGTGGGGCTGGGGCCGTTCGCTCGAGTGGGCCACGTCCTGCCCGCCGCCGAAGAAGAACTTCCTCACGCTGCCCCGCATCCGGTCCGAGGCGCCTGCGTTCGACCTGCACCACCCGGAGATTGCTCTCATGGAATATCCGGACAACCAGACCCTTGGGCCCAAGCACGATCAACTGATCGATGCCGGCGATGACGAGGGACGCAAGGGCATGCTCGAAGGCCGGGTCAAGGACCAGGAGGATCACTCGTGA
- a CDS encoding Rieske 2Fe-2S domain-containing protein has protein sequence MVVEHPVDDPGVEPHIERYTDVDAGAERRATAQILFCFGLAPLLALAFVVIYFWPGLSDRFIRFGDFYANAQHVGLGATLGFAVLLIGIGAVQWAREIMVDQEIVEERHVANSSDEDRAATMAEVDKGIAESGVSRRKMILASMAGAVGLTALAPLVTLLDAGPWPLPSRRRETIERTLWAEGTPDAPVYLVNDVTFTRIKASDMEIGQLINAEPENLQEQHGHKLQIEKAKAAIIIVRMDPNSIRVPERRTDWHVGGIMAYSKICTHVGCPISLWEQTTHHLLCPCHQSTFDLGDGGKVVFGPAARALPQLPITLDDEGYLVAQSDFTAPVGPSYFERDLYPDDKGE, from the coding sequence ATCGTTGTCGAACACCCGGTGGACGATCCGGGCGTCGAGCCCCACATCGAGCGCTACACCGACGTGGATGCCGGCGCCGAGCGCCGGGCCACGGCGCAGATCCTGTTCTGCTTCGGCCTCGCTCCCCTGCTGGCGCTGGCCTTCGTGGTCATCTATTTCTGGCCGGGCCTGAGCGACAGGTTCATCCGCTTCGGTGACTTCTATGCGAATGCGCAGCACGTCGGCCTGGGGGCCACCCTGGGCTTCGCCGTTCTGCTCATCGGAATCGGGGCCGTGCAGTGGGCCCGCGAGATCATGGTCGACCAGGAAATCGTCGAGGAGCGCCACGTGGCGAACTCCTCCGACGAGGACCGGGCCGCCACCATGGCCGAAGTGGACAAGGGCATCGCCGAGTCGGGTGTTTCCCGCCGCAAGATGATCCTCGCCAGCATGGCGGGTGCCGTCGGCCTCACGGCCCTGGCTCCGCTGGTCACGCTGCTGGACGCCGGCCCGTGGCCGCTGCCGTCCCGTCGCCGCGAGACCATCGAGCGGACGCTCTGGGCGGAGGGTACGCCCGACGCGCCGGTCTACCTGGTCAACGACGTCACCTTCACGCGGATCAAGGCCTCCGACATGGAGATCGGCCAGCTGATCAATGCCGAGCCGGAGAACCTCCAGGAGCAGCACGGCCACAAGCTGCAGATCGAGAAGGCCAAGGCGGCGATCATCATCGTGCGCATGGACCCCAACTCGATCCGCGTACCCGAGCGCCGCACCGACTGGCACGTGGGCGGGATCATGGCGTACTCCAAGATCTGCACGCACGTGGGTTGCCCCATCTCCCTGTGGGAGCAGACCACCCATCATCTGCTCTGCCCCTGCCACCAGTCGACGTTCGACCTCGGTGACGGCGGCAAGGTCGTCTTCGGTCCGGCCGCCCGCGCTCTGCCGCAGCTGCCGATCACGCTGGACGACGAGGGCTACCTGGTCGCCCAGAGCGACTTCACCGCGCCGGTTGGGCCCAGCTATTTCGAGCGCGACCTGTATCCCGACGACAAGGGCGAGTGA